A region of the Macrobrachium nipponense isolate FS-2020 chromosome 14, ASM1510439v2, whole genome shotgun sequence genome:
AGCTTGCTTTTCTCCACTATCCCTCCTGACTGCAAACACCTGTCCTGCAGCTACTTCACGAGGTCCAAGTTCAAGTCTCAGAGGAACACCTTTTAATTCCCAATGATTGAATTTCCAAGCAGGTGTCACATTGTCTCGAAGATCACAACGTGCTCGGACTCCACAAGCTTTAAGCTCCTCTGTTAATTTACTACAGGCATTATAAATATCTGCTCTCTCTTGCTCTGATGTTTTTACAGTAATTCCTACAGGTAATACTACTGCCTGGATTGTGGCAACACGTGGAGGCAACACCAAGCCCTTGTTGTCACCATGTACCATGACCATGACTCCAATGGTTCTAGTAGTTAGGCCCCAACTATTCTGGTAGCAGTACTGCTTTTGTTGGGTTTCTGGGTCTTCAAATACAATATCAAACATCTTGGAGAAATTTTGACCAAGGTGGTGAGAAGTTGCACCCTGGATTCCTCGACCACTTGCAGAGACAAAGGCCTCCACTGTTGTTGTATAGTCACCACCagcaaatttttctttttcagtctttcgtcCCTTGACTACAGGAACAGCTAGAAGATTTTCATAAACCTGTTCATAGAAATCAAGAATCTGGTATACTTCTTCTTCTGCCTCTGGTTTATTGGCAAAGGTTGAATGACCCTCTTGCCACAAGAATTCACGAGTTCTCAAGAAAGGTGTTGGCTGCTTGAATTCCCATCGAACAACATTATTCCACTGATTCAATTTCACAGGTAAATCCCTATGAGACTGAACCCACTTAGCAACTGCTGGATACATTACAGTTTCTGAAGTAGGACGAATAGCAACAGGTTCAGCCATGTCACTTGAACCCGACTTTGTAACCCAAGCAACTTCAGGTGAAAAATCAGCAATGTGGGTCTTTTCTTTTTCTAAGGCCTCCCGAGCAACAAATATTGGGAAATAAGCATTTTCAACACCTAAACTTTTAATCTTCTTGTCTAAAAATTCCTTGATAAATTCCCAAATAAAGTAAGACCATGGTCTCAGAATATAGCAACCAGAAACATTGTAGTACTCAATCATTTCAGCTTTAGTGATAACCTGAGAATACCAATCAGCcagattttcttcctttttagcTTCTAGTCCTAGCCTAGTTTGCTTCTTAGCACCACCCTCATCCTGTTTTGCTTCTCCCTTTGTAGGAGATTTCTCCTTTGATTTTTTATCTCTCCCTTTAGAGTTTGCTTTAACCGCTGCATTGCCTGCTGTGGCTGTAGCTGAAGTTCCAGCTGGAACACTTGCAGATTCTGAAAATTGTGACACATCAATATCTGGTTTCCATTCTACATTGGTACAATCTTTAAACTCCTTTTTCAAAGCAAGAAGAGCATCCACCGCTTGTTTAATTATCTCTTTATCAGCTTTACTTGCTTTGAGACTTCTTACCTCATCCCCttgcttcttgattttgttatggATATCCAAAGGTGAAGTCCCAGCTACTGATTTTGCACCTTGTTTTGATGACTCGCACAATGGAGTGATGTCAATATCTGGTTTCCAGTCAACACCTGCTGCATCTTTGAACTGTTTCTTAAGGTCTAGAAGGACATCTACAGCTTTCTTCACAATATCTTTATCAGCACTGCTAGCTTTCAATGCTCTTACTTCATCACCTTGTTTCTTAATCTTATTATGAATTTCTTGTACTATGTTTCCAGGGGATACTCCTCCAACTGCACCAGATGCAGCAGGGGACTGCTGTGAATTTGTAAACTGTGAAATATCAATATCAGGTTTCCATTCTACACTTGTTACAGCTTTAAACTGCTTCTTCAACTCCAACAGGATGTCAACTTGTTGTTTCACAGTGTCTTTATCTGCCTTGTTAGTCTTGAGGTCTCGCACTTTATTTCCTTGCACCTTAATTTTTGAATGAATATCTTCAACCTTACTTCCACCACTTGTTGCAGCAGTAGTTTCAATTGGCACATTTGATGCAGGAAGCACTATATCAGGTTTCCACTCAGTTCCTGTTGCTGTTTGGAAGTCCTTTTTCAGTTGCTTCAGTACCTCTACCTCAGCCATTACAACATTTTTATCTGCTTTATCATTCTTCAGCTGGCGGATTTTGTCACCTTGTACCTTTATTTTATCTAGCAATTCTTGTCCTGCATTACTAGATCCTACAATAGGCTTAGCTTCATCCTGAGGGCTTTTTTCAGCCTTCTTACCTTGGGCACTCTTTGCTTTTTCCTTATCACTCATGCCCGCTAACTTCTTAACAGAGCTGCTTGTGGGACTTTCCTTTTGATGTCCATCAGGAACAGAGaataaaatgatgggtttttcCTTACATGTGCTTAGCCCAACTGGCTTGTAAGCTTCATCTACACGGAAATAACCCTTCCTTTGCAGTTGGATAATGTCTCCTTCAGCCAGACTTTGCAGTTGTGTATCTCCTACCATTTTCACTTCAGCCCTCGTGTTATGACCAATAAAATCTTTGAAATTTTCATCCTTGCCCAAAACACTTTTGTTGATAAGATTGTCAAAGTAGACACATATAACTGGGGTAAAGGGGGCATTAGCAGTATCAGCAAGCCAGgtaattttcaaagttttcttaaAATCAGTATTGTCTAAATTAGGTTCTGCATCAACAGATTCTATTTTACCATTAACTCTGTTGATTTTCCTAATCATAATATTACCCCAGTTAATGAAAGTAGCATTTTCACCTTCCTTCAAATCTGCAGCATCAACCGCCTCAATGAAGACACGTGGTGCACGCCACACCACCTTTTCTCCAATGGAGGGGTCTTTAGGATGTTTTTGGGCGGTTGTTGATTCTTCCTTAGCACCAGCTATGCAAACAGGGATTAGGTCGCCTTCGAGTGCCGTGAAGCGTGGTGCTATACGATCAATGACTTTCTTATTAAATGACCAGATTTTATCCCACTCCATGTTAACAACTGAACGTGAGGATCCTTGAGCGACAATAAAATCTTTCAGCCCTTCTACTGTCATGCCACGTCGCAGAATACCTCTAACTGTTGGAAACCTTGGGTCATCCCATCCATCTACAAGTCCCTCATCTACAAACCATGTCAGTTTACGCTTTGACAACACTGTGTTATTCATATTCAGCCTggaatattcataaatatgtaaCCTTCTCAGCTCCATTTTCTCAATGAACCAGTAGTACTGATCATCTCGATCATGATATTCAGTAGTTCTTAAGGCATGGGTCACACCCTCTATACTATCTACTATTGGGCATGCAAAATCATATGTGGGATAAACCTTATATTTTGTTCCTGTCCTCACATGGGGCTCATCCTTGCAACGGTATATAGTAGGATCCCTCATACAGCCATTGTCACTCTTTATATCTATCTTGGCACGAACACAGCATGTTTGACCAAAAGGTGTccctttcttcatttcttcccACATTGAGAGGTTCTTCTCTACCGTGTTGTGATAATTCTTACCCTCTTTCCTTTCTTCACGCTCCTTCTTCATGGTTTCTGCATCAGTATCATCACAGTAAGCAAAACCTTGTCTAATGAGCTTCTCACACTTCTCCAGCATGAGATCAAAATGGTCAGATGTATGCGTAAAGATATCAGGCTTTACCTCCAAGAGCTTCAAATCTTCCAAAATTACCTTCTCAAATTCAAGATTCTCTTTTGCAGGATTTGTATCATCAAAACGCATAACCAATCTACCCTgaaatgattaaaaacaaaagctaaGAATCTTtttaaattcacagaaaaatGGTTTTACATTAAACTGTTTTTGTTTCATGTATACACCACTCACAGCCTTTAAGTGTGGTTCAAAATTATGATCAGAACCCttaataaattatgaaatggCAAAAATCTTCAACCCTACTTAGTGCTAACACCCAACAAGTAACCTGTCTAACACAATTTTTCCAGCCtttttattaccaatattaaatctTATTGGTATCTAAAGTTCCTCATTGAACAAGTTGGTTATGCACTCTCCTACCATTGTGGTAGACCAAGTTCACTCCCAGCTGCCGccagtgcggaatcagaggaatttgtttctggtgataagaaattcatttctcaatataatctgggttggatcccacaataagctgtaagtcccattactaagtaaccaataggttcctatCCACATAAATacaaatctaatccttcgtgccagccctaggagagctgttaatcagcctagtggtctggttaaactaagatatgtaTACTTACTGGTATTTAAGAATGCTTCATCCTGAGAAACAGTAAAACAACTTAGATAACT
Encoded here:
- the LOC135226550 gene encoding bifunctional glutamate/proline--tRNA ligase-like; translated protein: MKVIGSKTDPPLGAAIVCAKAGIPVEWGKDTSLALSETFSVTSSHGISRHVARVNPSLDLYPSHILQRTEVDHWLSVASGPLTCGGELGATLGQLNKALAPSTVLVGSGVTVADYEVFAALYRNAAWHALLSSSKAPSHVLRWYNFMETQVADILSALPGDVRAMLKPSVKSRDSPEKAASGGKKMEEGGKFVELPGAKMGEVVVRFPPEASGYLHIGHAKAALLNQYYQEKFKGRLVMRFDDTNPAKENLEFEKVILEDLKLLEVKPDIFTHTSDHFDLMLEKCEKLIRQGFAYCDDTDAETMKKEREERKEGKNYHNTVEKNLSMWEEMKKGTPFGQTCCVRAKIDIKSDNGCMRDPTIYRCKDEPHVRTGTKYKVYPTYDFACPIVDSIEGVTHALRTTEYHDRDDQYYWFIEKMELRRLHIYEYSRLNMNNTVLSKRKLTWFVDEGLVDGWDDPRFPTVRGILRRGMTVEGLKDFIVAQGSSRSVVNMEWDKIWSFNKKVIDRIAPRFTALEGDLIPVCIAGAKEESTTAQKHPKDPSIGEKVVWRAPRVFIEAVDAADLKEGENATFINWGNIMIRKINRVNGKIESVDAEPNLDNTDFKKTLKITWLADTANAPFTPVICVYFDNLINKSVLGKDENFKDFIGHNTRAEVKMVGDTQLQSLAEGDIIQLQRKGYFRVDEAYKPVGLSTCKEKPIILFSVPDGHQKESPTSSSVKKLAGMSDKEKAKSAQGKKAEKSPQDEAKPIVGSSNAGQELLDKIKVQGDKIRQLKNDKADKNVVMAEVEVLKQLKKDFQTATGTEWKPDIVLPASNVPIETTAATSGGSKVEDIHSKIKVQGNKVRDLKTNKADKDTVKQQVDILLELKKQFKAVTSVEWKPDIDISQFTNSQQSPAASGAVGGVSPGNIVQEIHNKIKKQGDEVRALKASSADKDIVKKAVDVLLDLKKQFKDAAGVDWKPDIDITPLCESSKQGAKSVAGTSPLDIHNKIKKQGDEVRSLKASKADKEIIKQAVDALLALKKEFKDCTNVEWKPDIDVSQFSESASVPAGTSATATAGNAAVKANSKGRDKKSKEKSPTKGEAKQDEGGAKKQTRLGLEAKKEENLADWYSQVITKAEMIEYYNVSGCYILRPWSYFIWEFIKEFLDKKIKSLGVENAYFPIFVAREALEKEKTHIADFSPEVAWVTKSGSSDMAEPVAIRPTSETVMYPAVAKWVQSHRDLPVKLNQWNNVVRWEFKQPTPFLRTREFLWQEGHSTFANKPEAEEEVYQILDFYEQVYENLLAVPVVKGRKTEKEKFAGGDYTTTVEAFVSASGRGIQGATSHHLGQNFSKMFDIVFEDPETQQKQYCYQNSWGLTTRTIGVMVMVHGDNKGLVLPPRVATIQAVVLPVGITVKTSEQERADIYNACSKLTEELKACGVRARCDLRDNVTPAWKFNHWELKGVPLRLELGPREVAAGQVFAVRRDSGEKQALIQKNATTEIPALLNVIHDSMLANARTDLEKHKVVVKAWKEFTDNLDQGNIMLAPFCGHEACEDAIKKDSAREEAAEPGAPAMGAKGLCIPFVQPGDVKGLSCIHPSCSTKPQYYTLFGRSY